A region of Nostoc sp. 'Peltigera membranacea cyanobiont' N6 DNA encodes the following proteins:
- a CDS encoding eIF2A-related protein: MTQYQYQVGGSLPQNALTYVRRQADHDLYEGLKAGNFCYVLNSRQMGKSSLRVQVMQQLQTEGFACAAVDITAIGTADITPEQWYAGVIDTLVGSLNIYPTFDLDTWWTDNGLLSPVQHLSKFIETILLKTITENIVIFIDEIDSVLSLSFNLDDFFAVIRDCYNRRADHPEYNRLTFALIGVSTPSDLIQDKRRTPFNIGQAIDLTGFQLQEAQPLARGLAATGNPQGAMALVLAWTGGQPFLTQKVCKLLIEECLVETRFIASYADEEKSQIEGLVRRRIIENWETQDEPEHLKTIRDRILQSGEQRTGRLLGLYQQILQQGEIATDDSPEQTELRLTGLVVKREGKLRIYNRIYAEVFKQEWCDKILANLRPYSDTFNAWVESERQDESRLLRGKTLQDAQEWAVGKSLGDLDYRFLAASQELEKRDVQKRLEAEEQAKQVLAEANHKANQRIRIGSLVLGLTVLGAVASLIFAQYQLGQARTAKAQTDKAQTELNQAKTETAATRQDNQRISRDNQRISKQAAQAERNLSNATSKLNVANVEVNQAQQNLKIAENKVAAASANASQAEVQANQAIQQRQVAQQQRQKAVADLNRARQEQKQAQIALNAAVNARTIALTVTRLEQSVTNTLQLFEASREFDALLLAMETAGTLKSMVKEKQSLADYPAYSPLFSLQRILSSTNIREQNRLEGHSEGVNSVVFSPDGKTLASASDDNTIKLWNLDTGKEITTLRGHSEGVKSVVFSPDGKTLASASFNDTIELWNLDTRKEITTLRGHNDSVNSVVFSPDGKTLASASGDKTIKLWNLHTGKEITTLRGHSDLVISVVFSPDGKTLASASADNTIKLWNLDTRKEITTLRGHSDSVNSVIFSPDGKTLASASADNTIKLWNLDTRKEITTLEGHSNTVNSVIFSPDGKTLASASADNTIKLWNLDTRKEITTLEGHSNTVNSVIFSPDGKTLASASADNTIKLWNLDTRKEITTLEGHSNTVNSVIFSPDGKTLASASADNTIKLWNLDTRKEITTLRGHSDSVNSVIFSPDGKTLASASHDKTIKLWNLNTGKEITTLRGHSNWVNSVVFSPDGKTLASASHDKTIKLWNLNTGKEITTLTGHSDPVFSVVFSPDGKTLASASFDKTIKLWNLNTGKEITTLRGHSARVNSVVFSPDGKTLASASADKTIKLWNLDTRKEITTLTGHSDWVYSVVFSPDGKTLASASADKTIKLWNLDTRKEITTLTGHISTLNSVVFSPDGKTLASASLDNTIKLWNLDTRKEITTLRGHSDWVYSVVFSPDGKTLASASLDKTIKLWNLNLDDLLAQGCSWLKGYLARHPDAVKVCPRQ, from the coding sequence GTGACTCAGTACCAATATCAAGTCGGTGGTAGTCTGCCTCAAAATGCCCTAACTTATGTTAGACGGCAAGCTGACCATGACCTCTATGAAGGCTTGAAGGCTGGGAATTTTTGTTATGTACTCAATTCTCGGCAGATGGGGAAATCTAGCTTGCGGGTGCAGGTAATGCAGCAGTTGCAAACTGAGGGATTTGCTTGTGCTGCTGTTGATATTACAGCTATTGGGACGGCAGATATTACGCCAGAACAGTGGTATGCCGGGGTGATTGATACTCTGGTGGGAAGTTTGAATATTTATCCAACTTTTGATTTAGATACTTGGTGGACTGATAACGGGTTGCTTTCACCAGTACAGCACTTGAGCAAGTTTATTGAAACAATTTTACTAAAAACAATTACTGAAAATATTGTTATTTTTATTGATGAAATTGACAGCGTTCTGAGTCTTTCATTCAACTTAGATGACTTTTTTGCAGTTATCCGCGATTGCTATAACCGACGAGCAGACCATCCTGAATATAATCGCCTCACCTTTGCTTTGATTGGAGTATCTACGCCTTCAGATTTGATTCAAGACAAACGCCGGACACCTTTTAATATTGGACAGGCAATAGATTTAACTGGCTTTCAACTCCAAGAGGCGCAACCCTTGGCGCGGGGTTTGGCAGCAACGGGAAATCCTCAAGGGGCAATGGCTCTAGTGCTGGCTTGGACGGGAGGACAGCCGTTTTTGACGCAAAAAGTTTGTAAGTTGTTAATTGAGGAATGCCTTGTAGAGACGCGATTTATCGCGTCTTATGCAGACGAGGAGAAATCCCAAATTGAGGGGTTGGTAAGAAGGCGGATTATTGAGAATTGGGAGACGCAAGATGAGCCGGAGCATTTGAAGACGATTCGAGACAGAATTTTGCAGAGTGGGGAACAGAGGACTGGGCGATTGTTGGGGTTGTATCAGCAGATTTTGCAGCAGGGAGAGATAGCAACTGATGACAGTCCTGAACAAACGGAACTGCGCCTGACGGGTTTAGTGGTGAAGCGGGAAGGGAAACTGCGAATTTATAACCGGATTTATGCAGAGGTGTTTAAACAGGAATGGTGTGACAAGATTTTAGCAAACTTGCGCCCTTACTCCGATACATTTAATGCCTGGGTTGAGTCGGAACGTCAAGATGAGTCGCGCTTGTTGCGGGGAAAGACTTTGCAAGATGCTCAAGAATGGGCAGTAGGTAAAAGTTTGGGTGACTTGGATTATCGGTTTTTAGCTGCTAGCCAAGAGTTGGAAAAGCGCGATGTGCAGAAAAGGCTGGAGGCAGAGGAACAGGCAAAGCAGGTATTAGCAGAGGCGAACCACAAAGCTAATCAACGAATTCGCATTGGTTCTTTGGTGTTAGGACTGACTGTGCTGGGGGCAGTGGCATCATTAATATTTGCTCAATATCAATTGGGACAAGCACGAACAGCAAAGGCACAAACAGATAAAGCACAAACAGAATTAAATCAGGCGAAGACAGAAACCGCAGCAACCAGGCAAGATAATCAGCGAATATCACGCGACAATCAAAGGATATCAAAACAGGCAGCACAGGCAGAACGGAATCTTAGTAATGCCACCTCAAAACTGAATGTTGCAAATGTAGAAGTGAATCAGGCACAGCAAAACCTGAAAATAGCAGAAAACAAAGTGGCAGCAGCTAGCGCAAATGCTAGTCAGGCTGAAGTACAGGCAAACCAAGCAATTCAACAACGGCAAGTGGCACAACAGCAGCGTCAAAAAGCTGTTGCAGATTTAAATCGGGCAAGGCAAGAACAAAAGCAGGCGCAAATTGCTCTGAATGCGGCAGTTAATGCCCGCACAATTGCTTTAACGGTTACTCGATTAGAACAAAGCGTAACAAATACGTTGCAGCTGTTTGAGGCTTCCAGAGAATTTGATGCTCTGCTATTAGCAATGGAGACGGCAGGAACATTAAAAAGTATGGTCAAGGAGAAACAATCTTTAGCAGACTATCCAGCATACAGCCCTTTGTTTAGTTTACAGAGAATTCTATCTAGTACTAATATTCGTGAACAAAATCGTCTCGAAGGGCATAGCGAAGGAGTCAACAGCGTCGTCTTCAGCCCGGATGGCAAAACTTTAGCTTCCGCAAGTGATGACAACACCATTAAATTGTGGAATCTCGACACGGGCAAAGAAATTACCACTCTCAGAGGGCATAGCGAAGGAGTCAAGAGCGTCGTCTTCAGCCCGGATGGCAAAACTTTAGCTTCCGCAAGTTTTAACGACACGATCGAATTGTGGAATCTCGACACGCGCAAAGAAATTACCACTCTCAGGGGGCATAACGATTCGGTCAACAGCGTCGTGTTCAGCCCGGATGGCAAAACTTTAGCTTCCGCCAGTGGTGACAAGACGATCAAATTGTGGAATCTTCACACGGGCAAAGAAATTACCACTCTCAGGGGGCATAGCGATTTGGTCATCAGCGTCGTGTTCAGCCCGGATGGCAAAACTTTAGCTTCCGCCAGTGCTGACAACACCATCAAATTGTGGAATCTCGACACGCGCAAAGAAATTACCACTCTCAGGGGGCATAGCGATTCGGTCAACAGCGTCATCTTCAGCCCGGATGGCAAAACTTTAGCTTCCGCCAGTGCTGACAACACCATCAAATTGTGGAATCTCGACACGCGCAAAGAAATTACCACTCTCGAAGGGCATAGCAATACGGTCAACAGCGTCATCTTCAGCCCGGATGGCAAAACTTTAGCTTCCGCCAGTGCTGACAACACCATCAAATTGTGGAATCTCGACACGCGCAAAGAAATTACCACTCTCGAAGGGCATAGCAATACGGTCAACAGCGTCATCTTCAGCCCGGATGGCAAAACTTTAGCTTCCGCCAGTGCTGACAACACCATCAAATTGTGGAATCTCGACACGCGCAAAGAAATTACCACTCTCGAAGGGCATAGCAATACGGTCAACAGCGTCATCTTCAGCCCGGATGGCAAAACTTTAGCTTCCGCCAGTGCTGACAACACCATCAAATTGTGGAATCTCGACACGCGCAAAGAAATTACCACTCTCAGGGGGCATAGCGATTCGGTCAACAGCGTCATCTTCAGCCCGGATGGCAAAACTTTAGCTTCCGCCAGTCATGACAAGACGATCAAATTGTGGAATCTCAATACGGGCAAAGAAATTACCACTCTCAGGGGGCATAGCAATTGGGTCAACAGCGTCGTCTTCAGTCCGGATGGCAAAACTTTAGCTTCCGCCAGTCATGACAAGACGATCAAATTGTGGAATCTCAATACGGGCAAAGAAATTACCACTCTCACAGGGCATAGCGATCCGGTCTTCAGCGTCGTGTTCAGCCCGGATGGCAAAACTTTAGCTTCTGCAAGTTTTGACAAGACGATCAAATTGTGGAATCTCAATACGGGCAAAGAAATTACCACTCTCAGGGGGCATAGCGCTAGGGTCAACAGCGTCGTCTTCAGCCCGGATGGCAAAACTTTAGCTTCCGCCAGTGCTGACAAGACGATCAAATTGTGGAATCTCGACACGCGCAAAGAAATTACCACTCTCACAGGGCATAGCGATTGGGTCTACAGCGTCGTGTTCAGCCCGGATGGCAAAACTTTAGCTTCCGCCAGTGCTGACAAGACGATCAAATTGTGGAATCTCGACACGCGCAAAGAAATTACCACTCTCACAGGGCATATCAGTACGCTCAACAGCGTCGTCTTCAGCCCGGATGGCAAAACTTTAGCTTCTGCAAGTTTGGACAACACCATCAAATTGTGGAATCTCGACACGCGCAAAGAGATTACTACTCTGAGAGGGCATAGCGATTGGGTCTACAGCGTCGTCTTCAGCCCGGATGGCAAAACTTTAGCTTCTGCAAGTTTGGACAAGACCATCAAATTGTGGAATCTTAATCTTGATGATTTATTAGCACAGGGTTGCAGTTGGCTTAAGGGTTATTTGGCTAGGCATCCTGATGCGGTTAAGGTGTGTCCAAGGCAGTAA
- a CDS encoding transposase family protein: MSNILNYIEENPKQTQRLIGLEYEQLQQLILNAERLYHEKQASLESKKVRIIAGGGGRKPKLPIPEQIILTLVYLRHLTTFQLLGIQFEVSESTANDTFNYWLPNLRELLPSSLLEQIKKNASDYEVVKEILTEYELIVDSYEQVRERPGDNNEQKKYFSGKKSNHTFKTQMIILPDASDIVDVVAGEPGPKSDITVFREYRSEFDAKQRFKGDKAYIGEDLITTPIKKPRNRELTTEQKEQNKIFSSKRIFVEHRIRTVKIFRVVQERFRLNPHKYEQVILTICGLVRLRIRALILPLEISSISSG, encoded by the coding sequence ATGAGCAATATACTGAATTACATTGAAGAGAATCCTAAACAAACACAAAGGTTAATAGGACTGGAATATGAACAGTTACAACAATTAATCCTAAATGCGGAACGTTTATATCATGAAAAACAAGCTTCACTAGAATCTAAGAAAGTTAGAATTATTGCTGGTGGAGGAGGTCGCAAACCAAAATTACCTATTCCCGAACAAATCATTTTAACTTTGGTGTATCTCCGGCATCTAACAACCTTCCAACTCCTAGGTATTCAGTTTGAAGTAAGCGAGTCTACCGCCAATGATACATTTAACTATTGGTTGCCTAACTTGCGAGAATTACTGCCATCCAGTTTGCTTGAACAAATTAAAAAAAACGCTTCTGACTATGAAGTAGTAAAAGAAATACTCACAGAATATGAATTAATAGTAGATAGCTATGAACAAGTCAGAGAAAGACCTGGAGACAATAATGAGCAAAAGAAATATTTTTCAGGCAAGAAGAGTAATCATACATTTAAAACTCAAATGATTATTTTACCTGATGCTAGCGATATCGTTGATGTTGTGGCAGGTGAACCTGGGCCAAAAAGCGATATAACAGTGTTTAGAGAATATCGGTCAGAGTTTGATGCCAAACAAAGATTTAAAGGAGATAAGGCATATATTGGAGAAGATTTAATTACAACTCCAATTAAGAAACCAAGAAATCGAGAACTAACAACTGAACAGAAAGAACAAAATAAAATATTTTCATCTAAACGGATCTTTGTTGAACATCGAATTCGAACAGTCAAAATATTTCGAGTTGTTCAAGAAAGATTTAGGTTAAATCCCCACAAATATGAGCAAGTAATTTTGACGATTTGTGGACTAGTAAGGTTACGAATTCGAGCGCTAATATTACCATTAGAAATATCGTCTATATCATCAGGTTGA